A genomic region of Roseateles amylovorans contains the following coding sequences:
- the aspS gene encoding aspartate--tRNA ligase, producing the protein MRTCYAGQVSEKLLDQTVTLMGWAHRRRDHGGVIFIDLRDREGLVQIVCDPDRADMFKVAEEVRNEFCLKVVGKVRARPTGTENGNLVSGKIEVLCHELEVLNPSVTPPFPLDDENISETTRLTHRVLDLRRPYMQNNLMLRYRVAMEARKFLDEQGFVDIETPMLTKSTPEGARDYLVPSRVHDGMFFALPQSPQLFKQLLMVAGFDRYYQITKCFRDEDLRADRQPEFTQIDIETSFLNEEEIRAMFEGMIRHVFRKALDVELGDYPVMKYAEAMYRFGSDKPDLRIKLEFTELTDVMGDVDFKVFSTPATTPGGRVVALRVPGGAQLSRGEIDSYTEFVKIYGAKGLAWIKVNEVAKGREGLQSPIVKNLHDKAVADILARTGAQDGDLIFFGADKSKVVNDAIGALRLKVGHSEFGKTHGLFEDKWAPLWVVDFPMFEQDEENNRWAAVHHPFTAPKDGHEDLMVTDPGKCVAKAYDMVLNGWELGGGSVRIHRADVQAKVFEALNISPEEQRIKFGFLLDALQYGAPPHGGLAFGLDRLVTLMTKAESIRDVIAFPKTQRAQCLLTGAPSNVDEKQLRELHIRLRNPGAATA; encoded by the coding sequence ATGCGTACCTGCTATGCCGGCCAAGTCAGCGAAAAGCTGCTGGACCAGACCGTGACCCTGATGGGCTGGGCCCATCGCCGCCGTGACCATGGCGGCGTGATCTTCATCGACCTGCGCGATCGCGAAGGCCTGGTGCAGATCGTCTGCGATCCCGATCGCGCCGACATGTTCAAGGTGGCGGAGGAAGTCCGCAACGAGTTCTGCCTGAAGGTCGTCGGCAAGGTCCGCGCGCGGCCGACCGGCACCGAGAACGGCAACCTGGTCAGCGGCAAGATCGAAGTCCTGTGCCATGAGCTGGAAGTGCTGAACCCGTCGGTGACGCCCCCGTTCCCGCTGGACGACGAGAACATCTCCGAGACCACCCGCCTGACGCACCGGGTGCTGGATCTGCGCCGCCCGTACATGCAGAACAACCTGATGCTGCGCTACCGCGTGGCGATGGAAGCGCGCAAGTTCCTGGACGAGCAAGGCTTCGTCGACATCGAAACCCCGATGCTGACCAAGAGCACGCCCGAAGGCGCGCGGGACTACCTGGTCCCGTCGCGGGTGCATGACGGCATGTTCTTCGCGCTGCCCCAGTCCCCGCAGCTGTTCAAGCAGCTGCTGATGGTGGCGGGCTTCGATCGCTACTACCAGATCACCAAGTGCTTCCGTGACGAGGACCTGCGCGCCGACCGCCAGCCCGAATTCACCCAGATCGACATCGAGACCAGCTTCCTGAACGAGGAAGAGATCCGCGCGATGTTCGAAGGCATGATCCGCCACGTCTTCCGCAAGGCGCTGGATGTGGAACTGGGCGACTACCCGGTGATGAAGTATGCGGAGGCGATGTACCGCTTCGGCTCCGACAAGCCCGACCTGCGCATCAAGCTCGAGTTCACCGAGCTGACCGATGTGATGGGCGATGTCGACTTCAAGGTGTTCTCCACGCCGGCGACCACGCCTGGTGGCCGTGTGGTCGCGCTGCGCGTGCCCGGCGGCGCCCAACTCAGCCGTGGCGAGATCGACAGCTACACCGAGTTCGTGAAGATCTACGGTGCCAAGGGCCTGGCCTGGATCAAGGTCAATGAAGTGGCCAAGGGCCGCGAGGGCCTGCAGTCGCCGATCGTCAAGAACCTGCACGACAAGGCGGTGGCGGACATCCTGGCGCGCACCGGCGCGCAGGACGGCGACCTGATCTTCTTCGGTGCCGACAAGTCCAAGGTCGTCAACGACGCCATCGGCGCCCTGCGCCTGAAGGTCGGCCACAGCGAGTTCGGCAAGACCCACGGCCTGTTCGAGGACAAGTGGGCCCCGCTGTGGGTGGTCGACTTCCCGATGTTCGAGCAGGACGAGGAAAACAACCGTTGGGCCGCCGTGCACCATCCGTTCACCGCGCCCAAGGACGGGCATGAGGATTTGATGGTGACGGATCCCGGCAAATGCGTGGCCAAGGCCTACGACATGGTGCTCAACGGCTGGGAACTGGGCGGCGGTTCGGTGCGTATTCACCGTGCGGATGTCCAGGCCAAGGTCTTCGAGGCGCTCAACATCAGCCCGGAGGAACAGCGCATCAAGTTCGGCTTCCTGCTGGACGCGCTGCAATACGGCGCTCCGCCGCATGGCGGCCTGGCCTTCGGCCTGGACCGTCTGGTCACGCTGATGACCAAGGCCGAGTCCATCCGTGACGTGATCGCCTTCCCCAAGACCCAGCGTGCCCAGTGCCTGCTGACGGGCGCGCCGTCCAACGTCGACGAAAAGCAGCTGCGCGAGCTGCACATCCGTCTGCGCAACCCCGGCGCAGCGACGGCTTGA